From Enterococcus mundtii, the proteins below share one genomic window:
- a CDS encoding amino acid ABC transporter substrate-binding protein/permease, with amino-acid sequence MKKRNMLQTFLFIMTGLVTFALHTPVQADETQSTTATSETMQKIEPKKDVYVIASDSAFAPFEYQNADGEYVGIDVSLMEAISEMHGFNIRMDFRGFSAALQALESGQADGMIAGMTITDERKKTFDFSDPYFQSGIQIAVKKGNTSIKSYEDLDGKTVGAKVGTESADFLVANQEKYGYEIKYFDAADQLYDSLRVGAIDAMMDDYPVIGYAIKNGQELETPIERETGGSYGFAVKKGENPELLEMFNEGLKELKRTGQYDEIINQYISTDESAAAPAVDESTLTGLIQNNYKALLKGLWQTILLTLISFALALVVGVIFGLFSVAPIRALRTVASIYVDIIRGIPMMVLAFFIFFGLPSIVGFTIPDFIAGIITLTLNASAYIAEIVRGGINAVPTGQMEASRSLGLSYNRTMQKIILPQAFKIMIPSFVNQFVISLKDTTIISAIGVVELLQTGRIIVARTTQSTYVYLIIAVMYLILITALTKLAKVLEKKVK; translated from the coding sequence ATGAAAAAAAGAAACATGTTACAGACATTCCTTTTCATAATGACAGGACTTGTTACATTCGCTCTGCATACGCCTGTGCAAGCTGACGAGACGCAATCGACTACAGCAACTAGCGAGACGATGCAAAAAATAGAACCTAAAAAAGACGTTTATGTGATTGCAAGTGATTCGGCCTTCGCTCCATTCGAGTACCAAAATGCGGATGGCGAATATGTGGGGATCGATGTCAGCTTAATGGAAGCTATCTCAGAAATGCATGGGTTCAATATCCGCATGGACTTCCGAGGTTTCTCTGCTGCGTTACAGGCATTGGAATCCGGACAAGCAGATGGAATGATCGCGGGGATGACGATTACAGATGAACGTAAAAAAACGTTTGATTTTTCAGACCCTTATTTCCAAAGTGGTATCCAAATCGCAGTCAAAAAAGGCAATACTTCGATCAAGTCTTATGAAGACTTAGATGGAAAAACAGTCGGTGCGAAAGTTGGTACCGAAAGTGCAGATTTCTTGGTCGCTAACCAAGAGAAATACGGCTACGAAATCAAATATTTCGATGCCGCAGATCAGCTATATGATAGTTTGAGAGTCGGAGCAATTGACGCAATGATGGATGACTATCCAGTAATCGGTTATGCGATCAAAAATGGTCAGGAATTAGAAACGCCAATCGAACGAGAAACTGGCGGCTCTTATGGTTTCGCAGTGAAAAAAGGAGAAAATCCTGAATTATTAGAAATGTTCAACGAAGGCTTAAAAGAATTAAAACGAACAGGTCAATATGACGAGATCATCAATCAATACATCTCTACAGACGAAAGTGCAGCAGCACCAGCTGTTGATGAATCGACATTGACTGGCTTGATCCAAAACAATTACAAAGCGCTATTGAAAGGCTTATGGCAAACGATCCTATTAACCTTGATTTCATTTGCACTAGCTTTAGTTGTCGGCGTAATCTTCGGTCTTTTCAGTGTTGCACCGATCCGCGCCTTACGAACAGTTGCAAGCATCTATGTAGATATCATTCGCGGAATTCCGATGATGGTACTTGCTTTCTTCATCTTTTTCGGTCTACCAAGTATCGTGGGCTTTACGATTCCTGACTTTATTGCAGGGATCATCACATTGACCTTGAACGCGAGTGCCTATATCGCCGAAATCGTACGTGGCGGGATCAATGCTGTTCCTACAGGACAAATGGAAGCTTCACGAAGTTTAGGTCTGTCTTATAACCGTACGATGCAAAAAATCATTTTACCACAAGCATTTAAAATCATGATTCCATCGTTTGTCAACCAATTCGTGATCTCATTGAAAGATACGACGATCATTTCAGCGATCGGTGTGGTCGAGTTGTTACAAACTGGACGGATCATCGTTGCTCGTACCACTCAAAGTACGTATGTCTACTTGATCATCGCAGTAATGTACTTGATCTTGATCACTGCATTGACGAAATTAGCGAAAGTTTTAGAAAAGAAGGTGAAATAA
- the lacG gene encoding 6-phospho-beta-galactosidase gives MLKLPEDFIFGGATAAYQVEGATKEGGKGEVAWDEFLEKQGRFSPDPASDFYHQYEKDIELCEKFGVNGLRLSIAWSRIFPDGTGKVNEEGVAFYHKVFAACEKHGVLPFVTLHHFDTPKVLFDQGDFLNRDNIEAFVAYAKFCFDEFKEVRYWSTFNEIYPVATNQYLLGIFPPGITYDFTKIIACLHNMMYAHARVVNLFKDEGYAGEIGVVHSLETKYPASDALEDQHAAFLDDALSIRFLLDATYLGYYSDETLSALAEICEANGASYDFPEEDLAEMKRASHRNDYLGINHYQCHFVKAYHGENAIHHNGTGDKGTSVYKVKGIGERIYKEGIPRTDWDWLIYPEGLYDLLLRIKEDYPHYNKIYITENGMGFKDQFDDGVIMDQPRIEYLKVYLESLSQAISAGVNVKGYFLWSLMDLFSWSNGYNKRYGLFYVDFETQKRYPKESAYWYKFVSETKTII, from the coding sequence ATGCTGAAATTACCAGAAGATTTTATTTTTGGCGGAGCAACAGCGGCATACCAAGTAGAAGGCGCAACAAAAGAAGGCGGAAAAGGTGAAGTTGCTTGGGACGAGTTTTTAGAGAAACAAGGAAGATTCAGTCCTGATCCGGCAAGTGATTTCTATCATCAATATGAAAAAGATATTGAATTATGTGAGAAGTTTGGTGTGAATGGGTTACGTTTATCCATTGCGTGGAGTCGTATTTTTCCTGATGGAACTGGGAAAGTGAATGAAGAGGGTGTGGCATTTTACCATAAGGTCTTTGCAGCTTGTGAGAAACATGGTGTACTTCCTTTTGTGACGCTCCATCATTTTGATACCCCAAAAGTTTTATTTGATCAGGGTGATTTTTTAAATAGAGACAATATAGAAGCGTTTGTTGCGTATGCAAAATTTTGCTTTGATGAATTTAAAGAAGTACGTTACTGGAGTACATTCAACGAGATTTATCCAGTGGCAACGAATCAATATTTATTAGGGATTTTCCCACCAGGAATAACCTATGATTTTACCAAAATCATTGCTTGTTTGCATAACATGATGTATGCGCACGCAAGGGTGGTGAACTTGTTCAAGGACGAGGGATATGCCGGTGAAATTGGTGTGGTTCATTCTTTAGAAACGAAATATCCTGCATCGGACGCTTTGGAAGATCAACATGCAGCGTTCTTAGATGATGCGTTGTCGATCCGTTTCCTCTTAGATGCCACTTACTTAGGATATTACTCTGATGAAACATTGTCAGCGCTTGCTGAGATTTGTGAAGCAAACGGCGCAAGTTATGATTTTCCGGAAGAGGATTTGGCGGAGATGAAGCGTGCCTCGCACCGTAATGATTACTTGGGTATCAACCATTATCAATGTCACTTTGTCAAAGCGTATCATGGAGAGAATGCGATCCATCATAATGGAACAGGGGACAAAGGAACTTCTGTTTATAAAGTAAAAGGAATTGGAGAACGGATCTATAAAGAAGGAATCCCTCGAACGGATTGGGACTGGTTGATCTATCCAGAAGGGTTATATGATCTATTGTTACGTATCAAGGAAGATTATCCTCACTACAATAAAATCTACATCACTGAAAATGGGATGGGATTCAAAGATCAGTTCGATGATGGTGTGATCATGGACCAACCGCGGATCGAATATTTGAAAGTCTATTTAGAATCATTGAGCCAAGCTATATCTGCTGGAGTAAACGTGAAAGGCTATTTCCTATGGTCGTTAATGGATTTGTTCTCTTGGTCAAATGGTTACAACAAACGATACGGACTCTTCTATGTCGATTTCGAAACACAAAAACGTTACCCTAAAGAGTCCGCCTATTGGTACAAATTCGTCAGTGAAACAAAAACAATCATTTAA
- a CDS encoding glycoside hydrolase family 53 protein produces the protein MNKVKGWRVLVVGLFVSLVSVALGTKQVEAKELIRGADISILADMEKSGAGYYENGVKKDALQILKNNGVNYVRLRLWQDPYDDQGNSYGAGTNDLNTTIALAKRAKNLGLKVLLDFHYSDFWVDPGKQNLPKAWENYSFEQLDAALYGYTKSVLTEMKNNGVYPDMVQIGNELNSGMLWPYGKSWGEGGGEFDRLATFLKSGIRGVKETQPVDTPIMLHLADGGDTDVFTWWFDEITKRGVDYDLIGLSYYPYWHGSMNALQTTMNTISARYDKEVNVVETAYGHTTANADSMPNAFGPEQEIAGGYAATPAGQREYLNDLVTRIQTVPNEKGNGFFYWEPLWYNGNVSWATAAGMNYLGVQSQTGNEWDNQAMFDFNGQALPSLKAFQEAGRQQNILKNPSFENDGFTNTPANWSVWRGNGAAIDTLKTETGGFSGAYKATFWDDQAYQMSIYQTVNGLSKGTYTLTAYTMAGGDLTASQMYVKNHGGKELKASITKSGEWTKVTIKDIPVTSGTSEIGIYVDAKAQGWVSVDHVTFVKNQ, from the coding sequence ATGAACAAAGTAAAAGGTTGGCGAGTGTTGGTTGTCGGATTATTTGTTTCATTAGTCAGTGTAGCATTAGGCACAAAGCAAGTGGAGGCAAAGGAATTGATACGTGGAGCAGATATCTCGATATTAGCGGATATGGAAAAATCTGGTGCAGGGTATTACGAAAATGGTGTGAAAAAAGATGCATTACAGATTCTAAAGAACAATGGCGTCAACTATGTTCGTTTGCGATTATGGCAAGATCCTTATGATGATCAAGGGAATTCATATGGTGCAGGCACGAATGATTTGAACACGACGATTGCTTTGGCGAAACGTGCGAAAAACCTAGGATTGAAAGTGTTACTTGATTTTCATTATAGTGATTTCTGGGTGGACCCTGGCAAACAAAACCTTCCGAAAGCATGGGAAAACTATAGCTTTGAGCAACTTGATGCAGCCTTATACGGTTATACGAAAAGTGTATTGACAGAAATGAAAAACAATGGTGTATATCCTGATATGGTCCAGATAGGCAATGAATTGAACAGCGGCATGCTTTGGCCTTATGGAAAATCATGGGGGGAAGGTGGTGGCGAGTTTGATCGATTAGCCACTTTCTTGAAGTCTGGGATTCGGGGAGTAAAAGAAACGCAACCAGTCGACACCCCAATCATGCTGCATTTAGCTGATGGTGGAGATACGGATGTCTTTACTTGGTGGTTTGATGAGATTACAAAACGTGGGGTAGATTACGATTTGATCGGCCTTTCCTATTATCCTTATTGGCATGGCTCGATGAATGCCTTGCAAACGACAATGAACACAATCAGTGCCAGATATGATAAAGAAGTCAATGTGGTAGAGACTGCATATGGACACACAACTGCCAATGCGGATAGTATGCCCAATGCTTTTGGTCCAGAACAAGAGATTGCAGGAGGATATGCGGCAACACCAGCAGGGCAACGAGAATATTTAAATGATTTGGTGACTCGTATCCAAACCGTGCCGAATGAGAAAGGGAATGGCTTTTTCTATTGGGAACCTTTATGGTATAACGGTAATGTCTCTTGGGCAACAGCTGCTGGAATGAACTATTTAGGCGTACAATCACAAACAGGAAATGAGTGGGATAACCAGGCGATGTTCGATTTCAATGGGCAAGCACTTCCTAGCTTAAAGGCGTTTCAAGAAGCAGGGAGACAGCAAAATATTCTGAAAAATCCTAGTTTTGAAAATGACGGTTTCACGAACACACCGGCAAATTGGTCTGTGTGGCGAGGCAATGGTGCAGCAATCGATACATTGAAAACTGAAACTGGTGGGTTTTCCGGAGCGTATAAAGCAACCTTTTGGGATGACCAAGCGTATCAAATGTCGATCTATCAAACTGTTAATGGATTAAGCAAGGGAACGTACACATTAACTGCTTATACCATGGCAGGTGGCGATTTGACCGCTAGTCAGATGTATGTCAAAAATCATGGTGGGAAAGAGCTGAAGGCTTCGATCACTAAAAGTGGCGAGTGGACGAAGGTAACGATCAAAGATATACCGGTTACTTCCGGCACGAGTGAGATTGGCATTTATGTTGATGCAAAAGCGCAAGGATGGGTATCGGTGGATCATGTAACATTCGTTAAAAATCAATAG
- a CDS encoding PTS lactose/cellobiose transporter subunit IIA yields the protein MNKEELQMLGFEIVAYSGDARSTLLTLLREVRQGKFDRVEEALKDADENLTLAHNSQTKILAEEASGKDMDMGFIFIHGQDHLMTTLLLRDLIQDFIELYKNK from the coding sequence ATGAATAAAGAAGAATTGCAAATGTTAGGTTTTGAGATCGTGGCTTATTCAGGGGATGCACGTAGTACGTTACTCACATTATTAAGAGAAGTCCGTCAAGGAAAATTTGATCGTGTGGAAGAAGCCTTGAAGGATGCAGATGAGAATTTGACATTAGCCCATAATTCGCAAACAAAGATCTTAGCAGAAGAGGCTTCAGGAAAAGATATGGATATGGGATTTATTTTTATCCATGGACAAGATCACTTGATGACTACTTTATTGCTAAGAGATTTGATCCAAGATTTCATTGAGTTATATAAAAACAAATAA
- the dnaK gene encoding molecular chaperone DnaK, with product MSKIIGIDLGTTNSAVAVLEGNEAKIIANPEGNRTTPSVVSFKNGEIQVGEVAKRQAVTNPNTISSIKRHIGEAGYKVDVEGKSYTPQEISAMILQYIKGFAEDYLGEKVEKAVITVPAYFNDAQRQATKDAGKIAGLEVERIVNEPTAAALAYGLDKTDRDEKILVFDLGGGTFDVSILELGDGVFDVLSTAGDNHLGGDDFDNKIIDHMVAEFKKENGIDLGQDKMALQRLKDAAEKAKKDLSGVSSTQISLPFITAGDAGPLHLEMTLTRAKFDELTADLVERTKVPVRQALKDAGLSQSEIDEVILVGGSTRIPAVVEAVRKETGKEPNKSVNPDEVVAMGAAIQGGVITGDVKDVVLLDVTPLSLGIETMGGVFTKLIDRNTTIPTSKSQVFSTAADNQPAVDIHVLQGERPMAADNKTLGRFQLTDIPAAPRGIPQIEVTFDIDKNGIVNVSAKDLGTQKEQKITIKSSSGLTDEEIERMVKDAESNAEADKARKEEVDLRNDVDALLFSVDKTLKELEGKVDEEEVKKAEAARDELKAAVEANNIEEMKTKRDALNEIVQNLTVKLYEQAAQQQAQENPEAAQGGADDVVDADFEEVDDDKK from the coding sequence ATGAGTAAAATTATCGGAATTGACTTAGGTACTACAAACTCAGCAGTAGCTGTATTAGAAGGAAATGAAGCAAAAATCATTGCAAATCCAGAAGGAAACCGTACAACACCTTCTGTTGTGTCATTTAAAAATGGTGAGATCCAAGTAGGGGAAGTCGCAAAACGTCAAGCAGTAACAAACCCTAATACGATTTCTTCCATCAAACGCCATATTGGTGAAGCTGGTTATAAAGTGGATGTTGAAGGTAAATCATATACACCACAAGAAATCTCTGCAATGATCTTACAATACATCAAAGGATTCGCAGAAGATTATTTAGGCGAAAAAGTAGAAAAAGCAGTTATCACTGTTCCTGCATACTTCAACGACGCACAACGTCAAGCAACTAAAGATGCTGGTAAAATTGCAGGTTTAGAAGTAGAGCGTATCGTCAATGAACCGACTGCGGCAGCACTAGCTTATGGTTTAGACAAAACAGATCGCGATGAAAAAATCTTAGTATTTGACCTTGGTGGTGGTACATTCGACGTATCGATCCTTGAATTAGGCGATGGCGTATTCGACGTATTATCTACTGCTGGAGACAACCATTTAGGTGGAGATGACTTTGATAACAAAATCATTGATCATATGGTTGCTGAATTCAAAAAAGAAAATGGCATTGACTTAGGTCAAGATAAAATGGCTTTACAACGTTTGAAGGACGCTGCTGAAAAAGCGAAAAAAGACCTTTCAGGTGTTTCAAGCACTCAAATCAGCTTGCCATTTATCACAGCTGGTGATGCTGGTCCATTGCACTTAGAAATGACATTGACTCGTGCAAAATTTGATGAATTGACAGCTGACTTAGTGGAACGTACGAAAGTTCCTGTACGTCAAGCATTGAAAGATGCTGGTTTGTCACAATCAGAAATCGATGAAGTGATTTTAGTCGGTGGTTCAACTCGTATTCCTGCGGTTGTTGAAGCTGTAAGAAAAGAAACAGGAAAAGAACCAAACAAATCAGTAAACCCAGATGAAGTTGTAGCGATGGGTGCAGCAATCCAAGGTGGCGTGATCACTGGTGATGTAAAAGACGTTGTTTTACTAGACGTAACTCCATTATCATTGGGTATCGAAACGATGGGTGGCGTATTTACAAAATTGATCGATCGTAATACAACAATCCCAACAAGTAAATCACAAGTATTCTCAACAGCTGCGGATAACCAACCTGCTGTAGATATCCATGTATTACAAGGGGAACGTCCAATGGCTGCGGACAATAAAACATTAGGTCGCTTCCAATTGACAGACATTCCAGCTGCACCACGCGGTATCCCTCAAATCGAAGTAACATTCGATATTGATAAAAATGGTATCGTAAATGTATCTGCCAAAGATCTAGGTACACAAAAAGAACAAAAAATCACGATCAAATCTTCTTCAGGTCTAACAGACGAAGAAATCGAACGTATGGTGAAAGATGCTGAATCTAATGCAGAAGCAGATAAAGCACGTAAAGAAGAAGTTGATCTACGTAATGATGTCGATGCGTTGCTATTCTCAGTTGATAAAACCTTGAAAGAATTAGAAGGTAAAGTTGACGAAGAAGAAGTGAAAAAAGCTGAGGCAGCTCGTGACGAATTGAAAGCTGCAGTAGAAGCAAACAACATCGAAGAAATGAAAACAAAACGTGATGCGTTGAACGAAATCGTGCAAAACTTGACAGTTAAATTATATGAACAAGCGGCACAACAACAAGCTCAAGAAAATCCTGAAGCTGCCCAAGGCGGAGCGGATGATGTCGTAGATGCTGATTTTGAAGAAGTCGATGACGACAAAAAATAA
- the dnaJ gene encoding molecular chaperone DnaJ has protein sequence MATKRDYYEVLGLSKGASEDEIKKAYRKLSKKYHPDINKEPDADEKFKEVSEAYEILSDPQKRAAYDQYGHAGTDPNYGAGGGGFGGFGGFSGGGAGFGGFEDIFDSFFGGGGRSVDPNAPRQGSDLQYTVNLSFEEAIFGVEKEIKYNREEICHTCSGNGAKPGTQPTTCHKCHGSGTINVERQTPLGRVMSRQTCDVCRGTGKEIKEPCPTCHGSGHEKKAHTVKVNVPAGVEEGQQMRLAGQGEAGENGGPFGDLYVVFRVEESDIFDRDGSEIYYELPLSFVQAALGDEVQVPTVHGDVKLKIPAGTQTGTNFRLRGKGAPRLRGGSTGDQHVRVKLITPKNLNEEQREALRAFAKAGGMHVQEQQEDGFFDKVKDAFGGKKRK, from the coding sequence ATGGCAACAAAACGTGATTATTACGAAGTCTTGGGGCTGTCAAAGGGAGCTTCAGAAGACGAAATAAAAAAAGCTTATCGAAAGTTATCAAAGAAATACCATCCAGATATCAATAAAGAGCCTGATGCTGATGAAAAATTCAAAGAAGTTTCCGAGGCTTATGAGATTTTAAGTGATCCACAAAAACGTGCGGCTTACGATCAATACGGACATGCCGGAACTGATCCTAATTATGGCGCTGGTGGCGGCGGCTTTGGTGGCTTTGGCGGCTTCTCCGGTGGTGGAGCTGGCTTTGGTGGATTTGAAGATATTTTTGATTCGTTTTTTGGCGGTGGTGGAAGATCTGTTGATCCAAATGCCCCTCGTCAAGGATCAGATCTACAATATACAGTCAATTTATCCTTCGAAGAAGCAATCTTTGGGGTAGAAAAAGAAATCAAATACAATCGTGAAGAAATTTGTCACACGTGTAGCGGAAATGGTGCAAAACCAGGAACACAACCGACGACTTGTCATAAATGTCATGGTTCTGGAACGATCAATGTGGAACGTCAAACACCACTTGGTCGTGTGATGAGCCGTCAAACTTGTGATGTATGTCGAGGCACTGGGAAAGAAATCAAAGAACCATGTCCGACTTGTCATGGCTCTGGTCATGAGAAGAAAGCACATACGGTCAAAGTGAATGTACCAGCCGGTGTGGAAGAAGGACAACAAATGCGCTTAGCAGGACAAGGTGAAGCAGGCGAGAATGGTGGTCCATTCGGAGATCTATATGTGGTCTTCCGAGTAGAAGAAAGTGATATCTTCGATCGCGATGGTTCTGAGATCTATTATGAGTTACCATTAAGCTTCGTGCAAGCAGCGCTGGGTGATGAAGTACAAGTGCCAACCGTTCATGGGGATGTCAAATTGAAAATCCCTGCTGGTACGCAAACGGGAACGAACTTCCGTTTACGTGGTAAAGGAGCGCCACGTTTACGTGGTGGGTCTACAGGGGACCAACATGTGCGTGTGAAATTGATTACACCTAAAAACCTCAATGAAGAACAGCGTGAAGCTTTACGCGCATTTGCTAAAGCAGGCGGCATGCATGTTCAAGAGCAACAAGAAGATGGTTTTTTTGATAAAGTAAAAGATGCGTTTGGCGGAAAAAAACGTAAATAA
- a CDS encoding lactose/cellobiose PTS transporter subunit IIB — translation MQENETKVTVTIPTNEVLATEASSLADSGKEINVLVLCAGAGTSAMLANALKEGAKEFDAPISALAGAYGSHYEMMEDFDMIVLAPQVQSYYEDIKEDTDRLGIKLVATKGAEYIGLTRDPEKAVRFVLDQF, via the coding sequence ATGCAAGAAAATGAAACAAAAGTGACCGTGACGATTCCGACGAATGAAGTATTGGCAACAGAAGCGAGTTCTTTGGCTGATTCAGGAAAAGAAATCAATGTATTAGTTTTATGTGCAGGTGCAGGTACAAGTGCTATGCTTGCAAATGCCTTAAAAGAAGGAGCAAAAGAATTTGATGCACCAATCAGTGCTTTAGCAGGTGCTTACGGTTCTCATTACGAGATGATGGAAGACTTTGATATGATCGTTTTGGCTCCGCAAGTCCAATCTTACTATGAGGATATCAAGGAAGACACAGATCGTTTAGGGATTAAATTGGTTGCCACAAAAGGTGCAGAATACATTGGTTTGACAAGAGACCCTGAGAAAGCTGTTCGGTTTGTTTTAGATCAATTTTAA
- a CDS encoding DeoR/GlpR family DNA-binding transcription regulator, giving the protein MLKRERLLTISEMVNKKGILTVSEIIEQLNVSDMTVRRDLDELEKSGKLLRIHGGAQSLTYTLDQELSHTEKSVMQIKEKQQIAATAAQLINEGDTVFLGPGTTIELLASHLIHRKLRIITNNYAVFEVLAQAEVPEILLIGGDFRKNTGAFVGPITNDNLRKLKFTKSFISANGVHNEAISTYSTEEGEAQQIALNHSKNKYLLVDHQKFNRDDFYIFYQLHDFDLLITDPHIKPHVKDHYSQYVQIKLAESLENEL; this is encoded by the coding sequence ATGTTAAAAAGAGAGCGCTTACTAACAATTAGTGAGATGGTGAATAAAAAAGGGATTTTAACGGTCAGTGAGATCATCGAACAATTGAATGTCTCTGATATGACCGTTCGTCGAGATTTGGATGAGCTAGAAAAGTCAGGAAAATTATTGCGTATCCATGGTGGGGCCCAAAGTCTTACCTATACCCTCGACCAAGAATTATCACATACAGAAAAATCAGTCATGCAAATCAAAGAAAAGCAACAGATTGCGGCAACAGCTGCACAGTTGATCAATGAAGGTGATACAGTCTTTTTGGGTCCAGGAACGACGATCGAGTTATTAGCTTCTCACTTGATCCACAGAAAACTGCGGATCATTACGAATAATTATGCCGTTTTTGAAGTGTTAGCCCAAGCAGAAGTTCCCGAAATTTTGTTGATCGGTGGCGACTTTCGAAAAAACACTGGTGCATTTGTCGGCCCCATCACCAACGATAACCTCAGAAAACTGAAGTTCACCAAATCATTTATCAGCGCTAACGGTGTGCATAATGAAGCAATCTCAACCTATAGTACCGAAGAAGGTGAAGCTCAACAAATTGCCTTGAACCATTCGAAAAATAAATACTTATTAGTGGATCACCAAAAATTTAATCGCGATGACTTTTATATCTTTTATCAATTACATGATTTTGATTTACTGATTACTGATCCACACATCAAACCACATGTGAAAGATCATTATTCGCAATATGTCCAAATAAAATTAGCGGAATCGCTAGAAAATGAACTTTAG
- a CDS encoding amino acid ABC transporter ATP-binding protein, which produces MTEKILVEHLVKKYGDNTVLNDINVSINEGDVVCVIGPSGSGKSTFLRCLNRLEDPTSGDIIIDGAHLMDKNTDINLVRQHIGMVFQHFNLFPHLSVLENIVLAPMDLKKLSREEAEKKAIKLLETVGLEDKKDMYPDNLSGGQKQRVAIARALAMNPDIMLFDEPTSALDPEMVGDVLNVMKKLAKQGMTMVIVTHEMGFAKEVANRVMFIDGGNFLEDGTPQQIFEDPQNERTKDFLDKVLDI; this is translated from the coding sequence ATGACAGAAAAAATCTTAGTCGAACATCTTGTAAAAAAATATGGAGACAACACTGTCTTGAACGACATCAACGTGTCGATCAATGAAGGCGATGTTGTTTGTGTGATCGGACCTTCTGGTTCAGGTAAAAGTACTTTTTTACGTTGTTTGAACCGTTTAGAAGATCCAACATCCGGTGATATCATCATTGATGGTGCTCATTTGATGGATAAAAACACAGATATCAACTTAGTAAGGCAACATATAGGCATGGTATTCCAGCATTTCAATCTTTTCCCACATCTTTCTGTGTTGGAAAACATCGTTTTAGCACCGATGGATCTAAAAAAACTCTCTCGTGAAGAAGCAGAGAAAAAAGCAATCAAATTGTTAGAAACAGTTGGCTTAGAAGACAAAAAAGATATGTACCCAGATAACTTATCTGGTGGACAAAAACAACGGGTTGCTATTGCTCGTGCATTAGCAATGAATCCCGATATCATGCTCTTTGATGAACCTACTTCAGCCTTGGACCCAGAAATGGTCGGCGATGTATTGAATGTCATGAAAAAATTAGCGAAACAAGGAATGACTATGGTCATCGTGACACATGAAATGGGCTTTGCTAAAGAAGTCGCTAACCGTGTCATGTTTATAGATGGCGGCAACTTCCTCGAAGATGGCACACCACAACAAATCTTTGAAGATCCGCAAAATGAGCGAACGAAAGATTTCTTGGATAAAGTATTAGATATCTGA
- a CDS encoding HAD family hydrolase, giving the protein MKGIIFDFNGTMFQDSHLHEAAWVQMIHHYSKKELSDEDIVKNIHGRTNSEILNYFISPTLSKEEVEKLSNEKEAYYRTLCLEKPDDLMLTQGLIGTLDILKEENIPITIATATVKDNVEFYFEIFDLVRWFEFDQVVYDDNTFPGKPQPDIFIKAAQKLALEPKDCLVIEDAYSGLLAAKRANIGTIIAIDPFGKNRQLFSNQELRKDGVIENFDDFYLNFFSTATSSKKR; this is encoded by the coding sequence ATGAAAGGAATTATTTTTGATTTTAACGGGACGATGTTCCAAGACTCCCATTTACATGAAGCGGCTTGGGTCCAAATGATCCATCATTATTCTAAAAAAGAGCTTTCTGATGAAGACATTGTTAAAAATATCCATGGACGTACCAATAGTGAGATATTGAATTATTTTATCTCCCCTACTTTATCGAAAGAAGAAGTCGAGAAACTATCAAACGAGAAAGAGGCATATTATCGCACTCTTTGCTTAGAAAAACCGGATGATTTAATGCTGACGCAGGGATTGATCGGTACTTTGGACATATTAAAAGAGGAAAACATCCCGATCACGATCGCTACAGCTACAGTCAAAGATAACGTTGAATTTTATTTTGAGATTTTTGATTTAGTAAGATGGTTTGAATTTGATCAAGTCGTTTACGATGATAATACTTTCCCAGGTAAACCACAACCTGATATCTTTATCAAAGCCGCACAAAAATTAGCTCTTGAACCAAAAGATTGCTTGGTCATTGAAGATGCTTATTCTGGACTTTTAGCAGCCAAGCGTGCAAATATCGGTACGATCATCGCCATTGATCCATTTGGGAAAAATCGCCAGTTATTCTCCAATCAAGAACTAAGAAAAGATGGTGTGATAGAGAATTTTGATGATTTCTATCTCAATTTCTTCTCCACTGCAACTTCATCAAAAAAAAGATAG